DNA sequence from the Anaerosporomusa subterranea genome:
GCTGACAAATTTTCTACAATGTATTAGCATATTGCTCATTCCGACCGGACTAGTCTTTACCTTTGGCCGCATGGTCCGTGACCGGCGTCAGGGTATCGCCATTGTTACTGCCATGACCTTGCTCTTTGTGCTTATGCTGGGTATGAACTATTACAGTGAACTCTATGGCAACCCCATTTTGGGCGATCTGGGGCTTAGCGGGCCGACGGCAATGGAAGGCAAGGAAGTGCGGTTCGGTATCGCCGGGTCCAGTCTGTTTGCCACCATAACCACGGCAGCGTCCTGCGGCGCTGTTAACTCAATGCATGACAGCTTTACACCGCTTGGCGGACTCGTGCCTATGTTGCAGATGATGCTGGGCGAAGTCGTTTTCGGCGGCGTCGGCGCAGGCTTTTACGGCATGATGATGTACGCGGTCATGACGGTGTTCATTGTCGGCCTCATGGTGGGCCGTACGCCGGAATACCTTGGCAAAAAAATTGAAGCCTGGGAAATGAAAATGGCCACCATCGCGATACTCGTTCCTGCGGTAACCATTCTGATCTTAAGTGGTGTCGCAGCTGTTATCGAAGCTGGCACATCGTCCATCGCCAACCCCGGACCGCACGGCTTGAGTGAAATTCTCTATGCATTCGCCTCCGGCGCGGGCAATAACGGCAGCGCTTTTGGCGGACTTTCGGCAAATACGCTGTTCTATAATGTAACCATGTCTGCCGCCATGTTTATTGGCCGCTTTGGTATTATCATTCCGGTGCTGGCCATAGCTGGCTCCATGGCGGAGAAGAAAATAGCGCCTCCGGGACCAGGAACGTTCCCGACAACAGGCTGGCTGTTCGCCGTACTTTTGGCGCTCGTCGTCTTAATCGTTGGCGCACTTACCTTCCTGCCAGCGCTGGCGTTGGGGCCAATTGTCGAGCAATTACTCATGCTTCAAGGCATTACGTTTTAAAAGGAGAGTCAAGATATGAGCACTCGCAGCAGTTTTAACCGCGAAATTCTGGGGGAAGCCATTCGTGATGCATTTCGCAAGCTCAACCCCAAGACGCAAGTCCGTAATCCAGTTATGTTTATCGTCTATATTGGCGCGTTTCTGACCACCGGTCTATTGGCCAGGGACCTAATTAGCGGCAACGCATCCAACAATTTCTTTACTCTGCAGATTACACTTTGGCTGTGGTTTACCGTCTTGTTCGCCAATTTTGCCGAGGCGGTGGCCGAAGGGCGAGGCAAAGCACAAGCCCAGGCTTTACGAAGCGCCCGCACCAAAACAAAAGCGAATAAGGTCGTTAACGGCAGCGTTAAACAGGTAGACGCCGCAGAACTCAGGAAAGGCGACGTGGTTCGTGTGCAGGCAGGCGAGTTCATTCCCGGTGACGGCGAAGTTATCGATGGCATGGCCTCAGTGGACGAAAGCGCCGTTACCGGTGAATCTGCTCCTGTTATCCGCGAGTCAGGCGGCGATCGGTCGTCAGTCACCGGCGGTACGCGGGTGCTGTCCGACTGGATTAAGGTGCGCATCACCGCCAACCCTGGCGAAACCTTTCTTGATAAGATGATCAGCCTCGTGGAAGGGGCGAAGCGGCAGAAAACACCGAATGAGATTGCTCTCACCATTTTGCTTGTTGGTCTTACCATCATCTTTTTAGTGGCTGTCGTTACCATTGAACCCTTTGCCATCTATTCCGGCACGCTTGTTACGGTCGCTACGTTAATTTCTCTTCTGGTCTGTCTCATTCCAACCACCATCGGCGGCCTCTTATCCTCTATCGGTATAGCCGGGATGGACCGTCTCTTACAACGTAACGTGCTGGCCATGTCCGGCCGGGCGGTAGAGGCAGCAGGCGACGTAAATGTGCTGTTGCTTGACAAAACCGGTACTATCACCTTAGGCAACCGCATGGCGACCGAGTTTATCCCCGCGCCTGATATAAGCGAATCCCAGCTTGCCGATGCGGCCCAACTGGCGTCGCTGGCTGATGAAACGCCTGAAGGGCGGAGCGTTGTCGTGCTGGCTAAAGAAAAATATAATATCCGGGAGCGCGACCTGCACGCCATCGATGCGGACTTTGTGCCATTTACCGCTCAGACCCGCATGAGCGGTGTCAACATGAAAGGGCAAGAAATCCGTAAAGGCGCCATTGATGCCATTCGAAAATATGTAGATCGGCAAGGCGGCATGTTTCCCGAAAAAGTCAAGGCAGCCTGTGAAACGATTGCCAAGGCTGGAGGCACGCCGCTGGTCGTAGCCCAAGGTTCACAGGTGCTTGGGGTTATCTATTTAAAAGACATTGTCAAAGGCGGCATTAAAGAACGATTCCGCGAACTAAGACAAATGGGAATTAAGACGGTCATGATTACGGGCGACAATCCGTTGACCGCCGCCGCTATTGCCGCTGAGGCTGGCGTGGATGATTTCCTCGCCGAAGCCACACCGGAGGCCAAGCTGGCGCTTATCCGCGAGTACCAGGACAAAGGAATGCTGGTTGCCATGACTGGTGACGGTACCAATGATGCGCCGGCGCTCGCTCAAGCCGACGTGGGAGTAGCTATGAACAGCGGCACTCAGGCGGCGAAAGAGGCCGGCAATATGGTGGATCTTGACTCGAATCCAACCAAACTGATTGCGGTTGTGGAAATTGGCAAACAGCTATTAATGACGCGCGGCTCGCTGACGACGTTTAGCATCGCTAATGATGTGGCTAAATACTTTGCGATTCTTCCCGCCATGTTCGCGGGCACATACCCGGTGCTCAACACCTTTAATATCATGGGCCTGGCAACGCCGGAAAGCGCTATCTTAAGCGCTGTGATCTTTAACGCGATCATCATTGTTGCCCTAATACCATTGGCCCTCAGAGGCGTGAAATACCAGCCCCTTGGCGCAGACGTAATTTTGCGGCGCAACCTATTCATATACGGCCTTGGCGGGCTCGTCGTCCCGTTCATCGGGATTAAACTCATCGATATGCTGATTGTTGCTCTCGGGCTAGTGTAGGTCGATTCTATGAAAAAACATCTGGCGTCCTGATGTTACTATAAGAAAGGAAGTCAAAAAATTGATGTTACGACAAATGATAAATTCTTTCCTCATGTTAATGGTATTGACCATTATTATAGGGTTAGCCTATCCATTGGCTGTGACCGGGGTGGCGC
Encoded proteins:
- the kdpA gene encoding potassium-transporting ATPase subunit KdpA — encoded protein: MISDLFLFVLFLTVLFILAWPLGKYMASVFSLEKTVVDPFFKPIEKVIYRLTGVNETEEMNWRQYAWSVMWFNLFGILTVYLIQVMQNLLPFNPESMPDVDPWHLAFNTAVSFVTNTNWQAYGGESTMSYFTQMAALSVQNFLSAATGIAVAVALIRGLTRKTAKTIGNFWVDLVRSTLWVLLPLSIVFTLVLVQQGVLQNLSPYVTVETLEGVEQKLAMGPVASQEAIKLLGTNGGGFFNANSAHPFENPTPLTNFLQCISILLIPTGLVFTFGRMVRDRRQGIAIVTAMTLLFVLMLGMNYYSELYGNPILGDLGLSGPTAMEGKEVRFGIAGSSLFATITTAASCGAVNSMHDSFTPLGGLVPMLQMMLGEVVFGGVGAGFYGMMMYAVMTVFIVGLMVGRTPEYLGKKIEAWEMKMATIAILVPAVTILILSGVAAVIEAGTSSIANPGPHGLSEILYAFASGAGNNGSAFGGLSANTLFYNVTMSAAMFIGRFGIIIPVLAIAGSMAEKKIAPPGPGTFPTTGWLFAVLLALVVLIVGALTFLPALALGPIVEQLLMLQGITF
- the kdpB gene encoding potassium-transporting ATPase subunit KdpB, with product MSTRSSFNREILGEAIRDAFRKLNPKTQVRNPVMFIVYIGAFLTTGLLARDLISGNASNNFFTLQITLWLWFTVLFANFAEAVAEGRGKAQAQALRSARTKTKANKVVNGSVKQVDAAELRKGDVVRVQAGEFIPGDGEVIDGMASVDESAVTGESAPVIRESGGDRSSVTGGTRVLSDWIKVRITANPGETFLDKMISLVEGAKRQKTPNEIALTILLVGLTIIFLVAVVTIEPFAIYSGTLVTVATLISLLVCLIPTTIGGLLSSIGIAGMDRLLQRNVLAMSGRAVEAAGDVNVLLLDKTGTITLGNRMATEFIPAPDISESQLADAAQLASLADETPEGRSVVVLAKEKYNIRERDLHAIDADFVPFTAQTRMSGVNMKGQEIRKGAIDAIRKYVDRQGGMFPEKVKAACETIAKAGGTPLVVAQGSQVLGVIYLKDIVKGGIKERFRELRQMGIKTVMITGDNPLTAAAIAAEAGVDDFLAEATPEAKLALIREYQDKGMLVAMTGDGTNDAPALAQADVGVAMNSGTQAAKEAGNMVDLDSNPTKLIAVVEIGKQLLMTRGSLTTFSIANDVAKYFAILPAMFAGTYPVLNTFNIMGLATPESAILSAVIFNAIIIVALIPLALRGVKYQPLGADVILRRNLFIYGLGGLVVPFIGIKLIDMLIVALGLV